A genomic region of Catalinimonas niigatensis contains the following coding sequences:
- the thiL gene encoding thiamine-phosphate kinase: protein MPEEQSKRTEISQLGEFGLIKHIQKQFKTIHSSTTVGIGDDAAVIDAGEKYMLLTTDMLTEGIHFDLAYTPLQHLGYKAVAVNISDIAAMNGIPKQITVSIGLSNRFSVEAVDALYEGIRFACENFKVDLIGGDTTASQAGLVISITAVGEVEKNLLARRNGAKSKDIVCVSGDLGAAYMGLQVLEREKITFKENPQMQPQLQSYDYIVRRLLRPEARMDIIHELRDLQIVPTSMIDISDGLASEIFHLCEQSALGMNIYEENLPIDESTYSTAAEFKIDPNTCALNGGEDYELLFTIAQDDFEKIKNHRDIHVIGYMQEADKGINLITRSQQAVPIQAQGWVHFNTGDAS, encoded by the coding sequence ATGCCAGAAGAACAAAGCAAACGTACAGAAATAAGTCAGTTGGGCGAATTTGGCCTGATCAAACATATACAAAAGCAATTTAAGACCATCCATTCATCCACCACAGTAGGCATTGGCGATGATGCGGCAGTAATTGATGCCGGTGAAAAATATATGCTGCTCACTACAGATATGCTTACCGAAGGCATACACTTTGACCTTGCTTATACACCACTTCAACACTTGGGCTACAAGGCAGTAGCGGTTAATATATCGGATATTGCGGCCATGAACGGTATCCCTAAACAAATTACCGTAAGCATAGGGCTGAGTAATCGTTTCTCAGTAGAAGCGGTGGATGCGCTTTACGAGGGAATCCGTTTTGCCTGTGAAAACTTCAAAGTAGACCTGATCGGTGGGGATACTACGGCTTCTCAGGCAGGTCTGGTGATTTCCATTACGGCAGTAGGTGAAGTGGAAAAAAACTTGCTGGCCCGCCGCAATGGAGCTAAAAGCAAAGATATTGTCTGCGTAAGCGGGGATTTAGGTGCAGCCTATATGGGTTTGCAGGTACTGGAGCGAGAGAAAATCACGTTCAAAGAGAACCCTCAGATGCAACCTCAGTTGCAATCTTATGATTATATCGTAAGGCGTCTGTTGCGTCCTGAAGCCCGCATGGACATTATCCATGAGCTGCGCGACTTACAGATTGTTCCTACTTCCATGATTGACATTTCTGATGGTCTGGCTTCCGAGATTTTCCATCTCTGTGAGCAATCCGCTTTGGGCATGAACATCTATGAGGAAAATCTGCCCATTGATGAGTCGACTTACAGCACAGCTGCAGAATTCAAGATTGATCCTAATACCTGCGCCCTCAACGGTGGAGAAGATTATGAGCTTCTGTTCACCATTGCTCAGGATGACTTTGAAAAGATCAAAAACCATAGAGATATCCATGTCATTGGCTATATGCAGGAAGCTGATAAAGGTATCAACCTGATTACCAGGTCACAGCAGGCAGTACCCATTCAGGCCCAGGGCTGGGTGCATTTCAATACAGGGGACGCTTCGTAA
- a CDS encoding VCBS repeat-containing protein, translated as MYSFWRDCTATAALLMLLTSCNSSSDKPTLFEAVAPEESGITFINQIVENDSLNVIDYAYIYNGGGLGVGDVNNDGLKDLFFAGNMVDNKLYLNKGKASGHFEFEDISEQAGININRWCTGVAMVDINQDGHLDIYVSVANKFNREASRNLLYVNNGDGIPTFTEMAKAYGLDDNGYSTQAAFFDYDKDGDLDMYLLTNGMEPFNHNNTRPKKIVGEGVSNDKMYRNDTPLVPPSRGEDRGVSFTDITKEAGILKEGYGLGITVNDINQDGWPDVYAANDFITNDLMWMNNGQQDSLITFSDKAPDYLKHQTHNGMGTDIADYNNDGLVDIIVLDMLPEDNQRQKSMLAKPNYEKFELTLDLNYTPQYMRNTLQLNNGMAPDGSMSFSEIGQLAGVYKTDWSWSALFADYDNDGYRDLLITNGYVRDVTDLDYIMYQSSASQFGTQESRKASVKELASKLKEAKIHNYIYRNNHDLTFEDQSEEWGIATPSFSNGTVFADLDNDGDLDLVMNNINDPAFVYENKAESKGNHFLKIKLKGSAHNQAGLGAKITLWYDGQQQYHYHTIYRGYKSTVDADPHFGLGQYIQVDSLWIVWPDGKSQKLQNVKADQTLALAYTDAVDQKLPEADEVQLLLERTDDQIDLDYKHQENDFIDFRYQTLLPRMYSQDGPALAIGDINGDGRDDFYVGGAKDFASTFFTQLADGSFEQKNLEDAINSEDMGALFFDADQDGDLDLYVVSGGNEYHEKHEAYQDRLYLNDGQGNFSREDQALPKMLSSGSCVVAADYDQDGDLDLFVGGRLRPQQYPLPPRSYLLRNEGGKFTDVTAEVAPALENIGLVTSALWSDYDADGKADLIVTGEWMPITFLHNEGDSFKNMTAETALPNTSGWWNSLLAGDFDHDGDMDYVAGNLGLNSNYKASEQQPVSIYVKDFDQNNTIDPIMAHYIMGEEYPAPSRDALIGQIADMRRKFPRFEMYGQAHFSDVFTEQELEGAYVLKSKRMESSYLENLGNGKFNIRALPLEAQFAPIYGMLAEDVNADGHLDLLCVGNSYATEIQSGWYDAGIGNVLLGNGKGGFMPASMQESGFYVDSDARAMVALMGKDQQLHYIISSNADSLKAFTPQRSMTEMMIIPLEADDFYATVELKDGSRYRQEFHYGESYLSQSTRNFCISRANLEKITIHSYQGDSREVRPASEVLSQQR; from the coding sequence ATGTATTCGTTTTGGAGAGACTGTACAGCTACAGCAGCATTATTGATGTTGCTGACTTCCTGCAACAGCAGTTCTGACAAACCAACCCTCTTTGAAGCGGTTGCTCCGGAAGAAAGCGGAATCACCTTTATCAACCAGATTGTAGAAAACGATAGCCTGAATGTCATTGACTATGCTTACATCTATAATGGCGGAGGTTTGGGCGTGGGCGACGTCAACAATGATGGACTGAAGGACCTCTTCTTCGCAGGAAATATGGTAGACAACAAGCTGTATCTGAACAAAGGGAAAGCATCCGGTCATTTTGAGTTTGAAGATATCAGCGAGCAGGCAGGCATCAATATCAACCGCTGGTGTACCGGCGTAGCCATGGTAGACATCAATCAGGATGGACATCTGGATATCTACGTCAGTGTCGCCAACAAATTTAACCGCGAAGCCAGCCGTAATCTGCTCTATGTCAACAATGGTGATGGTATCCCAACTTTTACCGAAATGGCCAAGGCTTACGGTTTGGACGATAATGGCTATTCTACCCAGGCGGCTTTTTTTGATTATGACAAAGATGGGGATCTGGACATGTACCTGCTCACCAATGGCATGGAACCCTTTAACCATAACAATACCCGGCCCAAGAAGATCGTCGGAGAAGGGGTCAGCAATGATAAAATGTATCGCAATGACACCCCCCTCGTTCCCCCCTCAAGGGGGGAAGATAGGGGGGTGTCATTTACTGATATTACAAAAGAAGCGGGCATTCTCAAAGAAGGCTATGGATTGGGTATTACGGTCAATGACATCAATCAGGATGGCTGGCCGGATGTATATGCTGCCAACGACTTCATCACCAACGACCTGATGTGGATGAACAATGGTCAACAGGACTCCCTCATCACATTTTCAGATAAAGCTCCCGATTACCTCAAACACCAGACCCACAATGGTATGGGTACCGACATTGCCGACTACAACAATGATGGTTTGGTAGACATCATTGTGCTGGATATGCTTCCGGAAGACAATCAAAGGCAGAAAAGTATGCTGGCCAAGCCGAATTATGAAAAGTTTGAGCTGACACTGGATCTGAATTATACGCCACAATACATGCGCAATACCTTGCAACTCAACAATGGTATGGCTCCGGATGGCAGTATGTCTTTCAGTGAGATAGGACAACTGGCTGGGGTATACAAAACCGACTGGAGCTGGAGTGCGCTCTTTGCTGACTATGACAACGACGGCTACCGCGACCTTTTGATTACCAATGGTTATGTGCGGGATGTGACCGACCTGGACTACATCATGTACCAGTCATCCGCCTCTCAGTTTGGCACGCAGGAAAGCCGCAAAGCCAGTGTCAAAGAGCTGGCGTCCAAACTCAAGGAGGCCAAAATTCATAACTATATCTACCGCAACAATCATGACCTCACTTTTGAAGATCAGTCGGAGGAATGGGGAATCGCTACGCCTTCCTTTTCCAACGGCACCGTATTCGCTGACCTGGACAATGATGGCGACCTGGACCTGGTGATGAACAATATCAATGATCCGGCTTTTGTCTACGAGAATAAGGCTGAATCCAAAGGAAATCATTTTCTGAAGATCAAGCTGAAAGGTTCGGCGCACAACCAGGCAGGCCTGGGGGCCAAGATCACCCTTTGGTACGATGGTCAGCAGCAGTATCATTACCATACCATTTACCGGGGTTACAAATCCACGGTGGATGCCGACCCTCATTTTGGCTTAGGGCAGTATATTCAGGTGGATTCGCTTTGGATCGTATGGCCGGACGGAAAGAGTCAGAAGCTGCAAAATGTCAAAGCAGATCAGACCCTGGCTTTAGCCTATACCGATGCAGTGGATCAAAAACTTCCTGAAGCTGACGAAGTTCAGCTCTTGCTGGAACGGACAGATGACCAGATAGACCTGGACTATAAACACCAGGAAAATGACTTTATTGATTTCAGGTACCAGACGCTGCTTCCCCGCATGTACTCTCAGGACGGCCCAGCCCTTGCCATTGGTGATATCAACGGAGATGGGCGGGATGATTTTTATGTGGGAGGAGCCAAAGACTTTGCCAGTACATTTTTCACCCAGCTTGCGGATGGTAGTTTTGAACAAAAAAATTTGGAAGACGCCATCAACAGTGAAGATATGGGTGCTCTATTCTTTGATGCAGATCAGGATGGTGACCTGGATTTGTATGTAGTCAGCGGCGGCAATGAATACCATGAAAAGCATGAGGCCTATCAGGACCGACTTTACCTCAATGATGGACAGGGAAATTTTAGTCGTGAAGATCAGGCTCTGCCAAAAATGCTCAGTAGCGGCTCCTGTGTTGTGGCTGCCGATTACGATCAGGATGGTGATCTGGATTTGTTTGTGGGTGGACGGCTGCGTCCGCAACAGTACCCTCTGCCTCCCCGATCTTATCTGCTGCGCAATGAGGGGGGTAAGTTTACGGATGTTACCGCAGAAGTGGCTCCTGCCCTGGAAAATATCGGACTGGTCACCTCTGCCCTCTGGAGTGACTATGATGCTGATGGAAAAGCAGACCTGATAGTTACCGGAGAATGGATGCCCATCACTTTTCTGCATAACGAAGGCGACAGCTTTAAAAATATGACTGCCGAAACAGCCCTGCCCAACACTTCAGGCTGGTGGAACAGCCTGCTGGCAGGAGACTTTGACCATGATGGCGATATGGATTATGTAGCCGGAAATCTGGGATTAAACAGCAATTACAAAGCTTCCGAACAGCAGCCGGTAAGCATTTATGTCAAAGATTTTGATCAGAACAATACGATTGACCCTATCATGGCGCACTATATCATGGGAGAAGAATATCCCGCACCTTCCCGCGATGCTTTGATTGGACAGATTGCAGATATGCGGCGTAAGTTTCCCCGCTTTGAAATGTACGGTCAGGCCCACTTTTCTGATGTTTTTACCGAGCAGGAGTTAGAAGGCGCTTATGTACTCAAAAGCAAACGCATGGAAAGCAGCTACCTGGAAAACCTGGGCAATGGAAAATTCAACATCAGAGCACTCCCTTTAGAAGCACAGTTTGCTCCAATCTATGGCATGCTGGCAGAGGATGTCAATGCGGACGGCCATCTGGACTTGCTGTGTGTAGGCAACTCTTATGCGACTGAAATCCAAAGTGGCTGGTATGATGCCGGGATCGGCAACGTGCTTTTAGGTAATGGAAAAGGAGGCTTTATGCCTGCGAGCATGCAGGAAAGCGGTTTCTATGTAGACAGCGATGCCAGAGCGATGGTAGCTTTGATGGGTAAAGATCAACAACTTCATTATATCATCTCCTCCAATGCCGACAGTTTGAAAGCTTTCACTCCTCAGCGTTCTATGACTGAGATGATGATTATTCCTTTAGAGGCAGATGACTTTTATGCCACAGTAGAGCTCAAAGATGGAAGTCGCTATCGTCAGGAGTTTCACTATGGAGAGAGTTATTTATCGCAATCTACCCGCAATTTCTGTATAAGTCGGGCCAATCTGGAAAAGATTACGATTCATAGCTATCAGGGAGATAGCCGTGAAGTTAGACCAGCATCTGAAGTTTTGAGCCAGCAGCGCTAA
- the mce gene encoding methylmalonyl-CoA epimerase, translated as MMRLEHIGIAVKDDQEASSLFARLLGTAAYKSEKVESEGVNTTFFQLDNTKLELLQSLADDTAIDKFISKRGEGIHHLAFAVDDIIQEIQRLKSAGFTFINETPKAGADNKLICFLHPKSTNGVLVELCQSNEQ; from the coding sequence ATGATGCGATTAGAACACATAGGAATAGCCGTCAAAGACGATCAGGAAGCTTCTTCTCTTTTTGCCCGTCTGCTGGGTACAGCTGCTTATAAATCGGAGAAAGTAGAAAGCGAAGGCGTAAATACAACCTTTTTTCAGTTAGACAATACCAAGCTGGAGCTTTTACAATCTCTTGCGGATGACACCGCCATTGATAAATTTATCAGCAAAAGAGGAGAGGGCATACATCATCTGGCTTTTGCAGTAGATGACATCATACAGGAGATTCAACGCCTCAAATCCGCAGGCTTTACCTTCATCAACGAAACACCCAAAGCCGGGGCCGACAATAAATTAATCTGTTTTTTGCATCCTAAGTCAACCAATGGCGTACTGGTAGAGTTATGCCAGAGCAATGAGCAATGA
- a CDS encoding ASPIC/UnbV domain-containing protein: MGSKLIISISEEGRQRQTIREINSGVSFGCSPLLAQIGLGKTEQVDSLSIIWDRSGKTQTFKDLDVNQWIRITEGEEGYEPIKMTPLKINATHARHLPA, translated from the coding sequence ATTGGCAGTAAGCTGATCATAAGCATTTCTGAAGAGGGCAGGCAGCGACAAACTATCAGAGAGATCAATTCAGGAGTAAGTTTTGGCTGCTCTCCCTTGCTTGCGCAGATTGGATTGGGAAAGACAGAGCAGGTGGATAGTCTCTCAATCATCTGGGATAGATCAGGTAAAACTCAGACATTCAAAGATTTGGATGTAAATCAATGGATCAGGATCACAGAAGGAGAAGAAGGATATGAGCCTATCAAGATGACACCTTTAAAGATCAATGCTACCCATGCTCGTCATCTTCCCGCCTAA
- a CDS encoding RagB/SusD family nutrient uptake outer membrane protein: protein MKSKIILTLSVFFLFFSSCNDEILDKDNPAQLSTATFFRSEDQALAAINAVYAALQANNLYNREYFFLHDLLSDDNQSGGAQLEAPRALILNYAFDGSNPLINAVWTGMYRIVLRANFVIQNIDEATNVSDALKTRIKGEAHFLRAWAYFELVSLWGPVPLNTEPAVSQDGTPRASSENEVYDLIFADLQIAEQNLPPKSSYSDGDLGRATEGAAQALQGKIHLFRGNYEAARGPLLEVINSGEYSLVDDFIDNFREENENNAESIFEVQFSTEFGAGGAWNGDGAGIAEVTFRGQEYGPNAWRNVIPSDGVVAEFEPNDPRNTNSFYRIGDPFNNGDNVLTETDVQGDITKPSWKKYQMIYKRTQENSESGINFRVIRYADVLLMMAEVENELSGPAAALPYINQVRARPSVDMPPYPTAEYPTGSQDQMFDAIVHERRVELAGEQIRNRDIRRWRRAGKLDSEPIPAFQSRHDLLPLPFSEIDNNSALTNADQNPGY from the coding sequence ATGAAATCAAAAATAATTTTAACACTAAGCGTCTTTTTCTTATTCTTTTCATCATGTAATGATGAGATTCTAGATAAAGACAATCCCGCACAGCTTTCTACCGCTACTTTCTTCCGTTCCGAAGATCAGGCGCTGGCAGCTATTAATGCGGTATATGCAGCTCTACAGGCCAACAATTTGTATAATCGTGAGTACTTCTTCCTGCACGATCTGCTCTCTGATGACAATCAGTCGGGCGGTGCACAACTGGAAGCTCCCAGAGCGCTGATATTGAACTATGCTTTTGACGGCTCCAATCCATTAATTAATGCGGTCTGGACGGGTATGTATCGCATCGTACTGCGTGCTAACTTTGTCATCCAGAATATTGACGAAGCGACCAACGTAAGTGATGCCCTCAAGACAAGGATTAAAGGAGAAGCTCATTTTCTCAGAGCCTGGGCTTATTTTGAATTGGTGAGCCTCTGGGGACCAGTGCCTTTGAATACCGAACCGGCAGTAAGCCAGGATGGTACGCCCCGCGCATCTTCTGAAAATGAGGTATACGATCTTATTTTTGCCGATTTGCAGATTGCCGAACAAAATTTACCTCCTAAATCAAGCTATAGTGATGGAGATTTGGGCAGAGCCACTGAGGGGGCAGCACAGGCCTTGCAAGGTAAAATACACCTATTCAGAGGAAACTACGAAGCAGCACGTGGCCCTTTGCTGGAAGTGATCAATTCAGGAGAATACAGCCTGGTAGATGATTTTATAGACAACTTCCGGGAAGAGAATGAGAATAATGCAGAGTCTATCTTTGAAGTACAGTTTTCTACGGAATTTGGCGCCGGTGGTGCCTGGAACGGAGATGGAGCAGGCATAGCCGAAGTTACCTTTCGTGGACAGGAGTACGGACCCAATGCCTGGAGAAACGTCATTCCCTCAGATGGAGTAGTAGCTGAATTTGAGCCTAATGATCCACGTAACACCAATTCATTCTACCGGATTGGCGATCCTTTTAATAACGGAGACAATGTATTGACAGAAACGGACGTACAGGGAGATATTACCAAACCCAGTTGGAAAAAATACCAGATGATTTACAAACGTACCCAGGAAAATTCTGAATCGGGTATCAACTTTAGGGTGATCCGTTATGCGGATGTATTGCTGATGATGGCCGAGGTAGAAAATGAGCTAAGTGGACCAGCAGCAGCACTACCATACATCAATCAGGTGAGGGCAAGGCCTAGCGTAGATATGCCTCCTTATCCTACTGCGGAATATCCTACTGGTTCTCAGGATCAAATGTTTGACGCTATTGTGCATGAGCGCAGAGTAGAACTGGCAGGAGAACAAATCCGCAACCGGGACATTCGCCGTTGGAGAAGGGCAGGAAAACTGGACTCAGAGCCTATTCCGGCTTTTCAGTCCAGACATGACCTCTTACCACTTCCTTTTTCAGAGATTGATAACAACAGTGCCCTTACCAATGCTGACCAGAATCCCGGATACTAA
- a CDS encoding vitamin K epoxide reductase family protein gives MKEDDENRDRNKGQQSKKKQKPKQGGMAMRGVSRPMAENQIRQHHQKQQDKQQDDQHSKSEEHQQHGGGHQMMSHDQRMQMLHMHHMQTLWVYWMLVMLGFWMVLSPLTFSYAQSMAEPSGGREIWLSLSQRAAIMTWSDIISGLLLIFFGWRSLTPNRPVSMWICCFVGVWLSIAPLVFWAPNAAAYINDTLVGVLVIGLTILIPGMPNMITYMKMGSEVPPGWSYNPSSWPQRWIMIVAGFIGWMVSRYLGAYQLGYIDQIWDPFFGEGSRLVLDSNMSHSLPVSDGGMGALAYTFEFLMGWMGAPTRWRTMPWMVTFFGILVIPLGLVHIFLVISQPVVVGYWCTFCLLAAAVMLPMIPLEIDEVVAMGQHMVQAKKRGDSFWKVFWKGGKPIEHNMDERSPKIMELPQHPWKVFKASIWGMSFPWTLVVSTVLGIWLMCAPAVFGVGIEASAADVNHLGGSLIVVVSVICMGEVVRIGRYINVLLGLAVAVLPWLVQDSNLALNISGAVAGLAVAALSIPRGPVKESYGLWNKYVR, from the coding sequence ATGAAAGAGGACGACGAAAACAGAGATAGAAACAAAGGTCAGCAGTCTAAAAAGAAACAAAAGCCTAAACAGGGCGGTATGGCAATGCGGGGCGTAAGTCGTCCCATGGCAGAAAATCAGATTCGCCAGCACCATCAAAAGCAGCAGGACAAGCAACAAGACGATCAGCATAGCAAAAGTGAGGAGCATCAGCAGCATGGAGGCGGGCATCAGATGATGAGCCATGACCAGCGTATGCAAATGCTGCACATGCACCATATGCAAACGCTTTGGGTCTACTGGATGCTGGTGATGCTGGGTTTCTGGATGGTACTGTCGCCTCTGACCTTCAGCTATGCCCAATCCATGGCTGAGCCCAGCGGGGGACGCGAAATATGGCTTTCTTTATCACAGAGAGCTGCCATCATGACCTGGAGCGACATCATCAGCGGTTTGCTGCTGATCTTTTTTGGTTGGCGTTCTCTTACACCTAATCGTCCGGTGAGTATGTGGATCTGCTGTTTTGTAGGGGTATGGCTCAGCATTGCACCGCTCGTTTTCTGGGCACCCAACGCAGCGGCTTACATCAACGATACGTTGGTAGGCGTCCTGGTCATTGGACTCACCATTCTGATTCCCGGTATGCCCAACATGATCACCTATATGAAGATGGGCTCAGAGGTACCGCCCGGCTGGAGTTACAATCCTTCCAGCTGGCCTCAGCGCTGGATCATGATTGTGGCTGGTTTTATTGGTTGGATGGTTTCCCGTTATTTGGGAGCTTATCAGCTAGGGTACATTGATCAGATCTGGGACCCTTTCTTCGGAGAAGGTAGCCGTCTGGTGCTCGACTCCAATATGTCGCACTCCTTACCTGTTTCAGATGGAGGCATGGGCGCTTTGGCCTATACTTTTGAGTTTCTGATGGGCTGGATGGGTGCGCCTACCCGCTGGCGTACCATGCCCTGGATGGTGACCTTCTTTGGCATACTGGTCATTCCCCTGGGATTGGTACATATCTTCCTGGTCATCTCGCAACCAGTAGTAGTTGGGTACTGGTGTACTTTCTGCCTGCTGGCCGCCGCCGTCATGTTGCCCATGATTCCTCTGGAAATAGATGAAGTAGTGGCTATGGGTCAGCACATGGTACAGGCGAAAAAAAGAGGAGATTCGTTCTGGAAAGTATTCTGGAAAGGTGGCAAGCCCATAGAACACAATATGGATGAGCGTAGCCCGAAGATCATGGAGCTGCCTCAGCATCCCTGGAAGGTATTCAAAGCTTCTATCTGGGGAATGAGCTTTCCCTGGACTTTGGTGGTGTCTACTGTGCTGGGTATCTGGCTGATGTGTGCTCCTGCTGTTTTTGGTGTAGGCATAGAAGCCAGCGCTGCTGATGTCAACCATCTGGGAGGGTCGCTGATCGTGGTTGTATCCGTCATCTGTATGGGAGAAGTCGTGAGGATAGGGCGGTATATCAATGTCTTACTGGGATTGGCCGTAGCTGTGCTACCTTGGTTGGTGCAGGATAGTAACCTGGCGCTGAACATCAGCGGGGCTGTGGCTGGTTTGGCAGTAGCCGCTTTATCTATTCCTCGCGGTCCTGTCAAAGAAAGCTATGGGCTGTGGAACAAATATGTCAGGTAG
- a CDS encoding four-helix bundle copper-binding protein: MREHKEFIQKLADCASACQYCADQCLNEDDIAMMVDCIRTDRDCADSCIQAINFVSRQSQHVREAIEFCQKLCKECGDECAQHKMDHCQACAKACRACEEACESYLNIHA, encoded by the coding sequence ATGAGAGAACATAAAGAATTCATCCAAAAACTAGCAGATTGCGCATCTGCCTGCCAGTATTGTGCTGACCAATGCCTCAATGAAGACGACATTGCCATGATGGTGGACTGCATCCGTACCGACCGCGATTGCGCAGATTCCTGCATACAGGCCATTAATTTTGTATCCAGACAAAGCCAGCATGTCAGGGAAGCAATAGAGTTTTGCCAGAAGTTGTGCAAAGAATGTGGCGATGAATGTGCCCAGCACAAAATGGATCACTGCCAGGCTTGTGCCAAAGCTTGTCGTGCCTGCGAAGAGGCTTGTGAGAGTTATTTGAATATACACGCTTAG
- a CDS encoding HesB/IscA family protein — MIKVTDKAKDRIHALKTEEGYTENHNIRVSVKGGGCSGLMYDLNFDSKVEESDKVFEDKGIKILVDKKSLLYLLGTTLDFSDGLNGKGFQFVNPNASRTCGCGESFAV, encoded by the coding sequence ATGATAAAAGTTACCGACAAAGCAAAGGATAGAATTCATGCTTTGAAAACTGAAGAAGGATACACTGAGAATCATAACATCAGGGTATCTGTGAAGGGAGGCGGCTGCTCTGGTCTGATGTACGACCTGAACTTTGACAGCAAAGTAGAAGAGAGCGATAAGGTATTTGAAGACAAAGGTATTAAGATACTGGTAGATAAGAAGAGCCTGCTGTACCTTCTGGGTACCACACTGGATTTTTCCGACGGATTGAACGGCAAAGGATTCCAGTTTGTCAATCCTAACGCCAGCCGCACCTGTGGTTGCGGTGAAAGTTTTGCCGTCTAA